One segment of Tenrec ecaudatus isolate mTenEca1 chromosome 1, mTenEca1.hap1, whole genome shotgun sequence DNA contains the following:
- the LOC142441381 gene encoding olfactory receptor 6N1-like, with protein sequence MERANRTLVTEFVFVRFSNSPRLQLFFFSLFLLVYLLSLVGNALIVLIVTLDGRLHTPMYFFISNLSLVELWYTTVTVPKMLANFLSPQGVISVPSCITQYYFFFALAATELFILTTMAFDRYAAICRPLHYPLLLSPHLCLTLAGVCWCMGFLCPMFPSFLLAKISFCTPNEINHFFCDADQIFRLSCTDTYTIQAVGYAFSTVIILGALVLTMASYAQILATILAMSSAAAQRKAFSTCAAHLSVVTIYFGTLIFMYVRPAVKYKSDSNKIVAIFYSVITPLLNPLIYTLRNKDVKDALKVLSLQIHKRCHSNRGPQ encoded by the coding sequence ATGGAGAGAGCCAACCGCACGCTGGTCACCGAATTTGTCTTTGTGAGATTTTCCAACTCCCCACGTCTTCAGCTGTTcttcttctccctcttcctcctggtCTACCTCTTGTCCCTGGTGGGGAACgcactcattgtgctcattgtgacCCTGGATGGACGCCtccacacccccatgtacttcttcatCAGCAATCTCTCCCTGGTAGAGCTCTGGTATACCACAGTCACCGTGCCCAAGATGCTGGCCAATTTTCTAAGCCCCCAAGGGGTCATCTCAGTTCCCAGCTGCATCACCCAATACTACTTCTTCTTCGCCTTGGCAGCCACTGAGCTCTTCATCCTCACAACCATGGCTTTTGACCGCTATGCTGCCATCTGCCGCCCACTTCACTACCCTCTGCTGCTCAGCCCCCACCTGTGTTTGACTCTAGCTGGGGTCTGCTGGTGCATGGGCTTTCTCTGCCCCATGTTCCCCTCATTTCTCCTTGCAAAAATCTCTTTCTGCACCCCCAACGAGATCAATCACTTTTTCTGTGATGCTGATCAGATTTTTCGTCTTTCCTGCACCGATACATACACCATTCAAGCAGTGGGCTATGCTTTCAGCACTGTCATTATCCTAGGAGCCTTGGTCCTCACCATGGCTTCCTATGCCCAAATCTTGGCCACAATTCTTGCCATGTCCTCAGCTGCTGCCCAACGGAAGGCCTTCTCTACCTGTGCAGCCCACCTTTCTGTGGTTACCATCTACTTTGGCACGCTCATCTTCATGTATGTCCGGCCGGCAGTAAAATACAAGTCCGATAGCAACAAAATAGTTGCCATCTTCTACTCCGTCATTACGCCCCTGCTCAATCCTCTTATCTATACGCTCCGCAATAAAGATGTCAAGGATGCTCTGAAGGTGTTGTCGCTCCAGATACACAAACGCTGCCACTCAAACAGGGGACCACAATGA